A DNA window from Gemmatimonadaceae bacterium contains the following coding sequences:
- a CDS encoding ABC transporter ATP-binding protein, with protein sequence MSHDTVEAPLGMTAERQVVVSQPGAAPDPKWVIVTRGIKREYDMGGEIVRALRGVDLAIARNEYVAIMGPSGSGKSTLMNIVGCLDTPNAGEYWLNGQEVSKMSDDALARVRNKEIGFVFQTFNLLPRATALHNVELPLVYAGVSSDERKRRAKEALAKVQLDNRMDHRPNELSGGQRQRVAIARALVNNPSMLLADEPTGNLDSQTSEEIMRVFETLASSGQTVVMVTHEPDIAAHARRIVVLRDGLISTDERREAFTSRLAL encoded by the coding sequence GTGAGTCATGACACTGTAGAAGCTCCGCTCGGCATGACCGCCGAGCGGCAGGTGGTAGTGAGTCAGCCGGGCGCCGCGCCTGATCCCAAGTGGGTCATCGTGACGCGCGGCATCAAGCGTGAGTACGACATGGGCGGCGAAATCGTGCGCGCGTTGCGCGGCGTCGATCTCGCGATCGCCCGAAACGAATACGTCGCGATCATGGGCCCGTCCGGCTCGGGCAAGTCGACGCTGATGAACATCGTCGGCTGTCTCGATACGCCAAACGCGGGCGAGTACTGGCTGAACGGCCAGGAAGTATCGAAGATGTCCGACGACGCGCTGGCGCGCGTGCGAAACAAGGAGATCGGATTCGTCTTCCAGACGTTCAACCTCCTGCCCCGCGCCACCGCCCTGCATAACGTGGAGCTTCCACTGGTGTATGCCGGCGTCAGTTCCGACGAGCGGAAGCGCCGCGCCAAGGAAGCATTGGCCAAGGTACAACTCGACAATCGCATGGATCACCGGCCGAATGAGTTGTCGGGCGGCCAGCGCCAGCGTGTCGCGATCGCCCGCGCGCTGGTCAACAATCCCTCGATGCTGCTTGCCGACGAACCGACCGGTAACCTCGACTCGCAGACATCCGAGGAAATCATGCGCGTGTTCGAGACCCTCGCGAGCTCCGGTCAGACGGTCGTCATGGTGACGCACGAACCCGACATCGCCGCGCATGCGCGGCGAATCGTCGTGTTGCGCGACGGTCTCATCTCGACCGACGAGCGGCGCGAAGCGTTCACGAGCCGACTCGCGCTGTAA
- a CDS encoding ABC transporter permease: MSLFQALAIAWQTIRVQKLKSFFTVVGVVISVMFLIGVVSIVQGMSKYVEDDFAGKFLGVNTFNLRRYPDINTDVTADEWRAWQRRPKITIEDGYAVRDALPPDARWAMHDLVWAQASSAFFVGGPQVLAEAATAEFFKIKDLGITKGRAFTEQDDVAQSPVIVIGDEVASRYFPNLDPIGREIRINHFPFTVIGVLEKQGTVFGLSLDRQVIAPFHSEMSRLTHARNSLYGVVIQSPTPDAYKPLEESVREVMRRRHHLHPSEADDFVFESSETALSQWFTIRKYLVLAGMVLPAVGLIVSAIVIMNIMLVAVAQRTREIGIRKSLGARRRDILAQFLIESATLSCFGALIGIGAGIGLAKLISAVSPLPAAVAPWSIVLGVAIGAGVGIVSGAYPASIAARLDPILAMRQE; this comes from the coding sequence ATGTCCCTCTTCCAAGCCCTCGCCATCGCCTGGCAAACCATCCGCGTGCAGAAGCTCAAGAGCTTCTTCACGGTCGTCGGCGTGGTGATCAGCGTGATGTTTCTAATCGGCGTCGTGTCGATCGTGCAGGGGATGAGCAAGTACGTCGAGGACGACTTCGCCGGAAAATTTCTTGGCGTGAACACGTTCAATCTGCGGCGCTATCCCGACATCAACACCGATGTCACCGCGGATGAATGGCGTGCCTGGCAGCGCCGTCCAAAGATCACGATCGAAGACGGCTATGCGGTGCGCGACGCGCTGCCGCCTGACGCGCGCTGGGCAATGCACGATCTCGTGTGGGCGCAGGCCAGTTCGGCGTTCTTCGTTGGCGGTCCGCAAGTCCTTGCCGAAGCGGCCACCGCGGAATTCTTCAAGATCAAGGATCTGGGAATCACCAAGGGCCGAGCGTTCACCGAGCAGGACGACGTCGCGCAATCGCCGGTGATCGTGATCGGCGACGAAGTGGCGTCGCGGTATTTCCCCAATCTGGATCCGATCGGGCGGGAGATTCGCATCAACCACTTCCCGTTCACCGTGATCGGTGTGCTGGAGAAGCAGGGGACGGTGTTCGGCCTCTCGCTCGACCGTCAGGTGATCGCGCCGTTCCACTCCGAGATGTCGCGGCTGACGCATGCGAGGAACAGTCTCTACGGCGTCGTGATCCAGTCGCCGACGCCGGATGCATACAAGCCGCTCGAGGAGTCGGTGCGCGAAGTGATGCGCCGCCGCCACCACCTGCATCCCAGCGAAGCGGACGATTTCGTATTCGAGAGCTCCGAGACCGCGCTCTCGCAGTGGTTCACGATTCGTAAATACCTCGTGCTCGCCGGCATGGTATTGCCCGCGGTGGGATTGATCGTGAGCGCGATCGTGATCATGAACATCATGCTGGTCGCAGTGGCGCAGCGGACGCGCGAGATCGGCATTCGGAAGTCACTCGGCGCGCGGCGGCGCGACATCCTCGCGCAATTCCTGATCGAGTCGGCGACGCTGAGCTGCTTCGGCGCGTTGATCGGCATCGGCGCGGGCATCGGCCTGGCGAAGCTGATCTCCGCCGTGTCGCCACTGCCGGCCGCGGTCGCACCGTGGTCGATCGTACTCGGCGTCGCCATCGGCGCGGGCGTCGGCATCGTATCGGGTGCGTATCCCGCGAGCATCGCGGCGCGGCTCGATCCCATTCTCGCCATGCGGCAGGAGTAG
- a CDS encoding ABC transporter permease → MRIGAKLYSLLEGVLIAFDAMRVNKVRTGLTVLGIAVGVFVVTVMSAAVHGINEGVSRSIAAAGPTTFFLTRWPVDLNGGCNGSADSCPWRNNRPLTVEQAKAIAELPSIQGVTTHISSNSSIKYADRELPSVSIDAYSPGWIDVDGGDVTSGRDFTPTENDAGANVLLVNPKIVEKLFLGEDPVGKPVRLNGKEFVVIGVYQPLVNAFDNGSKGKLYMPFESAKRRMAVSTWWLDVTVKPRDGYPRDQAMDDVLTTLRSMRHLRPTQQNDFFTSTPEKIMQIYDRVVGVFFLVMITLSAIGLLVGGVGVVAIMMISVTERTSEIGVRKALGATRALILWQFLVEAVTLTAIGASLGLILGSSVAYLIRSTTPIAAQVPPMAIVAALGASAFTGVLFGMIPAVRAARLNPVDALRYE, encoded by the coding sequence ATGCGCATCGGCGCCAAGCTCTATTCGCTCCTCGAGGGGGTGCTCATCGCGTTCGACGCCATGCGCGTCAACAAGGTGCGCACCGGTCTCACCGTCCTTGGCATCGCCGTGGGCGTGTTCGTCGTGACCGTGATGTCGGCCGCGGTGCACGGCATCAACGAAGGGGTGAGCCGAAGCATTGCGGCGGCGGGGCCGACGACGTTCTTCCTCACGCGCTGGCCCGTTGACCTCAACGGCGGCTGCAACGGCTCGGCCGACAGCTGTCCGTGGCGCAACAATCGGCCGCTTACCGTCGAGCAGGCGAAGGCGATCGCCGAGCTCCCTTCGATTCAGGGTGTCACGACGCACATCAGCAGCAACTCGTCGATCAAGTATGCGGATCGCGAGCTGCCATCCGTCTCGATCGACGCCTATTCGCCCGGCTGGATCGACGTGGACGGCGGCGACGTGACCTCGGGCCGAGATTTTACGCCGACCGAAAACGACGCGGGCGCCAACGTGCTTCTCGTCAATCCGAAAATCGTCGAGAAGCTTTTCCTCGGCGAAGATCCCGTCGGCAAGCCGGTGCGCCTCAACGGCAAAGAGTTCGTCGTGATCGGCGTGTATCAACCGCTCGTGAACGCGTTCGACAACGGCAGCAAGGGCAAGCTGTACATGCCGTTCGAGTCGGCCAAGCGTCGCATGGCGGTGAGCACCTGGTGGTTGGACGTGACCGTCAAACCGCGCGACGGGTACCCGCGCGACCAGGCGATGGACGACGTCCTGACCACGCTGCGCAGCATGCGGCATCTGCGTCCGACGCAGCAGAATGACTTCTTCACGTCGACGCCTGAAAAGATCATGCAGATCTACGACCGGGTCGTTGGCGTGTTCTTCCTCGTCATGATCACGCTCTCGGCAATCGGCCTGCTGGTCGGCGGCGTTGGCGTCGTGGCGATCATGATGATCTCCGTCACCGAACGCACGAGCGAGATCGGCGTACGGAAGGCGCTCGGAGCAACGCGCGCGTTGATTTTGTGGCAGTTCCTCGTCGAGGCGGTGACGCTCACGGCCATTGGCGCCTCACTGGGGCTGATTCTCGGCTCGAGCGTGGCGTATTTGATTCGCAGCACCACGCCGATCGCCGCGCAGGTGCCGCCGATGGCGATCGTCGCCGCACTCGGGGCCAGCGCATTCACCGGTGTGTTGTTCGGCATGATCCCGGCGGTGCGCGCCGCGCGGCTCAATCCCGTGGACGCGTTACGGTATGAATAG
- a CDS encoding ABC transporter permease, translated as MPIIEAVRLALAQIRVQKLKSFFTLTGVMIGVMFLIAVVSIVEGMGRYMEDDFAGRLLGANTFTLRRYPWFGNNTTREQWMEWQRRPRVYTADVAFVRSVLPGGTRWAVESQERVTASSAYMRPRSVDAHAVDGDYFFIKKYDMSSGRAIAPQEYELGSTVVVIGDEAAKFFFPNLNPVGRELRMAGIPYQVIGVIAHQGTLFGQSLDQMVIAPFNSPLHRVTNPRGDIDGLLVQSSSTIMMNDVMESVREALRAHRHLRPAQPDNFVMETSESALAFFERIRGIMTIVGAALPGVSLIVGGMVIMNIMLVSVAERTHEIGIRKSLGARRKDILRQFLIESATLSTVGAMIGIVFGIAAAKLIAYKTPLPAAVAPWSIVVATLLGTVVGIVSGVYPARRASLLDPIEALRQET; from the coding sequence ATGCCGATAATCGAAGCGGTTCGCCTGGCGCTGGCGCAGATTCGCGTGCAGAAGCTCAAAAGCTTCTTCACGCTCACGGGCGTGATGATCGGCGTGATGTTCCTGATCGCCGTCGTGTCGATCGTGGAAGGCATGGGGCGCTACATGGAGGACGATTTCGCGGGCCGCCTTCTGGGCGCGAACACGTTCACGCTGCGCCGCTATCCGTGGTTCGGCAACAACACCACGCGCGAACAATGGATGGAATGGCAGCGCCGTCCGCGCGTGTACACCGCGGACGTGGCGTTCGTGCGCTCCGTGCTGCCGGGTGGTACGCGCTGGGCGGTGGAGAGCCAGGAGCGCGTCACGGCGTCGAGCGCGTACATGCGGCCGCGGTCCGTCGACGCGCATGCGGTCGACGGCGACTACTTCTTCATCAAGAAGTATGACATGTCGTCGGGCCGGGCCATCGCACCGCAGGAGTACGAGCTCGGCTCGACGGTGGTCGTGATCGGCGACGAAGCCGCCAAGTTCTTTTTCCCGAATTTGAACCCGGTCGGCCGCGAGCTGCGCATGGCCGGAATTCCGTATCAGGTCATCGGCGTCATCGCGCATCAGGGTACCTTGTTCGGGCAATCGCTCGATCAGATGGTGATCGCGCCGTTCAATTCCCCGCTCCATCGCGTCACGAATCCGCGCGGCGACATCGACGGGCTGCTGGTCCAGTCGTCGAGTACGATCATGATGAACGACGTCATGGAGAGCGTTCGCGAAGCGCTGCGCGCGCATCGCCACCTGCGCCCCGCGCAACCGGACAACTTCGTCATGGAGACGTCGGAGTCGGCGCTGGCGTTCTTCGAACGCATTCGCGGCATCATGACCATCGTCGGCGCGGCGTTGCCGGGGGTGAGCCTCATCGTGGGCGGCATGGTCATCATGAACATCATGCTGGTGTCCGTCGCAGAGCGCACGCACGAAATCGGCATCCGCAAATCGCTCGGCGCGCGGCGGAAGGACATTCTCCGGCAGTTCCTCATCGAGTCGGCGACACTGAGCACGGTCGGCGCGATGATCGGCATCGTCTTCGGCATCGCCGCCGCGAAGCTCATCGCGTACAAGACACCGCTGCCCGCGGCGGTGGCGCCCTGGTCGATCGTGGTCGCGACGCTGCTTGGGACGGTCGTCGGCATCGTGTCGGGCGTCTACCCCGCACGGCGCGCGTCGCTGCTCGATCCCATCGAAGCACTCCGGCAAGAGACCTGA